A window of Cygnus atratus isolate AKBS03 ecotype Queensland, Australia chromosome 24, CAtr_DNAZoo_HiC_assembly, whole genome shotgun sequence contains these coding sequences:
- the LMOD1 gene encoding LOW QUALITY PROTEIN: leiomodin-1 (The sequence of the model RefSeq protein was modified relative to this genomic sequence to represent the inferred CDS: deleted 3 bases in 2 codons; substituted 1 base at 1 genomic stop codon) — translation MLRTKFGHAALHGSLECPRVSGCSDSTIPRLPLGSIGFPAPESPLGAVIGQLLGRGVSPLHHYRAPGAAAVESCCDLTLQHLLPLREAVLELRLWFFSLALGTTTTATVSRQRAKMSKVAKYRRQVSEDPDIDSLLSTLSPEEMEELEKELDVVDSDGSIPLEQSQKNQTENSPTSPQNCDAVLNHCEKETKKRIQREHSVDETRLAEKKQEAKNGEEKGKEAPAKDLARKRDTGVGKDSKKEESAQKTDPKVKAEAESKTKDGKAINDKVKAMEKKLMGKDKKEEEKDSAVKKEKGKDKKEEEKGSVLKKDTGKDKKEEEKGSVLKKFAGKDKKEEEKSSAAKKETGKDKKEEEKGSALKKGTEKDKKEEEKSSGSKKEAEKDKKEEEKKGKDKRREERKRXKEEEKSSDLKKSKADEKEKPKPEAEKAAEEKQEAKATAAAESSTSKPATGSSPDQAKEDEASSIFDELIEKVKNNDAEVTEVNVNNSDCINNETLVRFTEALEFNTVVKLFALANTRADDHVAFAIAIMLKSNKVLTSINLDSNHITGKGILAIFRALLQNNTLTELRFHNQRHICGGKTEMEIAKLLKENTTLLKLGYHFELAGPRMTVTNLLSRNMDKQRQKRLQEQKLAQERGEKKDLLEVPKVGAPKGSPKGSPQPSPKASPKNSPKKGGAPAAPPPPPPPLAPPLINENLRNSLSPATQRKMGDRALPVQEKNSRDQLLAAIRSSNLKQLKKVDLPKLLQ, via the exons ATGCTCCGGACTAAATTTGGTCATGCAGCTCTGCATGGTTCCCTGGAATGTCCTCGGGTTTCAGGCTGCTCTGATAGCACCATTCCCCGCCTCCCGCTGGGCTCCATTGGCTTCCCCGCACCCGAATCGCCGCTGGGCGCTGTTATTGGCCAACTCTTGGGCCGAGGGGTGTCCCCTCTTCATCACTACCgagcccccggggctgcagcgGTTGAGAGCTGCTGCGATTTAACGCTTCAGCACCTGCTGCCGCTGCGGGAAGCGGTGTTAGAGCTTCGGCTCtggtttttttctcttgctttgggTACCACAACAACCGCAACCGTGTCTCGCCAACGGGCCAAGATGTCCAAAGTTGCCAAATATCGGCGACAAGTTAGTGAAGATCCGGACATAGACAGCTTGCTGTCGACTCTGTCTccagaggagatggaggagctggagaaggagctggatGTGGTGGATTCGGATGGAAGCATCCCTCTGGAGCAGAGTCAGAAAAACCAAACGGAGAATTCGCCAACCAGCCCGCAGAACTGCGACGCGGTGCTCAACCACTGTGAGAAGGAGACCAAGAAACGCATCCAGAGGGAGCACTCGGTAGAC GAAACCAGACTGGCCGAGAAGAAGCAGGAAGCCaagaatggagaagaaaagggaaaggaagctCCTGCCAAAGACCTGGCCCGGAAACGAGATACAGGAGTGGGGAAAGACTcgaaaaaggaagaaagtgctCAGAAGACAGACCCAAAGGTTAAAGCTGAGGCTGAGAGCAAAACCAAGGATGGGAAAGCCATCAATGACAAGGTCAAGGCCATGGAGAAAAAGCTGATGGGGAAGGacaagaaggaggaagagaaggattCAGCGGtaaagaaggagaaggggaaggacaaaaaa gaagaggagaagggcTCAGTGTTAAAGAAGGACACAGGGAAGgataaaaaggaggaggagaagggctcAGTATTAAAGAAGTTTGCAGGGAAGgataaaaaggaggaagagaagagctcGGCAGCAAAGAAGGAGACAGGGAAGgacaagaaggaagaagaaaagggttCAGCACTGAAGAAGGGCACGGAGAAGgacaaaaaggaggaagagaagagttCAGGATcaaagaaagaggcagaaaaagacaaaaaagaagaagagaagaaaggaaaagacaaa agaagagaagaaagaaaaagataaaaagaagaggaaaagagttcagatctgaaaaaatcaaaggcagatGAGAAGGAGAAACCTAAGCCAGAGGCAGAAAAGGCAGCGGAGGAGAAACAGGAGGCCAAGGCGACGGCGGCGGCCGAGAGCAGCACCTCCAAGCCCGCCACCGGCAGCTCCCCGGACCAGGCCAAGGAAGACGAAGCTTCCAGCATCTTCGATGAGCTCATCGAGAAGGTGAAGAACAACGACGCCGAGGTGACCGAAGTCAACGTGAACAACTCGGACTGCATCAACAACGAGACCCTGGTGCGCTTCACCGAGGCCCTGGAGTTCAACACGGTGGTCAAGCTGTTCGCGCTGGCCAACACCCGCGCCGACGACCACGTGGCCTTCGCCATCGCCATCATGCTCAAGTCCAACAAGGTGCTGACGAGCATCAACCTGGACTCCAACCACATCACGGGCAAGGGCATCCTGGCCATTTTCCGGGCGCTGCTGCAGAACAACACGCTGACGGAGCTGCGCTTCCACAACCAGCGGCACATCTGCGGGGGGAAGACGGAGATGGAGATCGCCAAGCTCCTGAAGGAGAACACCACGCTGCTCAAGCTGGGCTACCACTTCGAGCTGGCCGGGCCTCGCATGACGGTCACCAACCTGCTGAGCCGAAACATGGACAAACAGAGGCAGAAACGCCTCCAGGAGCAGAAACTGGCACAGGAGCGCGGGGAGAAGAAGGACCTGCTGGAGGTGCCCAAGGTCGGAGCCCCGAAGGGGTCCCCCAAGGGGTCCCCGCAGCCATCCCCCAAGGCTTCCCCCAAAAACTCTCCCAAGAAAGGGGGAgcgcccgccgcgccgcccccgcctcctcctccgctcGCCCCGCCGCTGATCAACGAGAACCTGAGGAACTCGCTCTCGCCGGCCACGCAGAGGAAAATGGGAGACCGGGCGCTGCCGGTCCAGGAGAAGAACTCGCGGGACCAGCTCCTGGCGGCCATCCGCTCCAGCAACCTCAAACAGCTCAAGAAG GTGGATTTACCAAAGCTGCTGCAGTAG
- the LOC126913563 gene encoding myb-related transcription factor, partner of profilin-like has translation MAAAAGGGARRGLLKRKPNFTLQEIEILMSEVLRYEPLLFGAAASTVNAYEKQKIWWRITNKINAAGRNQRDIGEVKNRWRGLRRRANDKITRHRQERQGPAARPAARPGPGPGPGPGPGPPELGPGPAPGWGLRAAAGLDPPLVTVEVVTPHGVKEEPVKEEPVEVKTEPFHDPADSVPARRLPRGSTRPPGEGWSPPRPPQPDLPLGGLGGQPEPLGCDFPSIIFEQEPEHLSDCSLGEPGGAPGTAEGTPESARLSPAEQRLIQCNERLVQEMRAFRRECAESRRETAAVLRSIAQALGGLSASLAQIRERYLGGPPAPQP, from the exons atggcggcggcggcgggcggcggggcgcggcgggggctgcTGAAGCGGAAACCGAACTTCACGCTGCAGGAGATCGAGATCCTGATGAGCGAGGTGCTCCGGTACGAGCCGCTGCTCTTCGGCGCCGCCGCCAGCACCGTGAACGCGTACGAGAAGCAGAAGATCTGGTGGCGCATCACCAACAAGATCAACGCCGCCGGCCGCAACCAGCGCGACATCGGCGAGGTGAAGAACCGCTGGCGGGGGCTGCGCCGCCGCGCCAACGACAAAATCACCCGGCACCGGCAGGAGCGgcagggccccgccgcccgccccgccgcgcgccccggccccggccccggccccggccccggccccggtccgCCCGAGCTCGGCCCCGGGCCCGCTCCCGGTTGGGGCCtgcgcgccgccgccggcctCGACCCGCCGCTGGTCACCGTCGAGGTGGTGACGCCGCACG GCGTGAAGGAGGAGCCAGTGAAGGAGGAGCCGGTGGAGGTGAAGACGGAGCCTTTCCACGACCCCGCCGACAGCGTCCCAGCACGGCGGCTGCCCCGCGGCAGCACCCGCCCGCCCGGCGAGGGCTGGAGCCCCCCGCGACCCCCCCAGCCTGACCTCCCCCTGGGCGGCCTGGGCGGGCAGCCGGAGCCGCTGGGCTGTGACTTCCCCAGCATCATCTTCGAGCAGGAGCCCGAGCACCTCAGTGACTGCAGCCTGGGCGAgccggggggggccccgggCACGGCGGAGGGGACCCCCGAAAGCGCCCGGCTCAGCCCGGCCGAGCAGCGCCTCATCCAGTGCAACGAGCGGCTGGTGCAGGAGATGCGGGCCTTCCGCCGGGAGTGCGCCGAGAGCCGCCGCGAGACCGCCGCCGTCCTGCGCAGCATCGCCCAGGCGCTGGGCGGCCTCAGCGCCAGCCTGGCCCAGATCCGCGAGCGCTACCTCGGGGGGCCGCCGgccccccagccctga
- the SHISA4 gene encoding protein shisa-4 has protein sequence MGPGGPGGRWPLAGTVLVAVAASLAAGGEDCLWYVDRNGSWHPGFDCNFFTFCCGTCHQRYCCRDPLRLITERQQRHCLAFSPKTIAGIASAVVLFIAIVTTIVCCFMCSCCYLYQRRQHLRTPLQGPEIPLASYPAAPPAPFPMDPKAGPVPPQPGFTPMAMYPPVGPAAQYPLYPSGPPVYNPTAPPPYVPAQPSYPGA, from the exons ATGGGGCCCGGTGGCCCCGGTGGCCGCTGGCCCCTGGCCGGGACCGTGCTGGTGGCCGTGGCCGCCTCGCTGG CGGCGGGCGGCGAGGACTGCCTGTGGTACGTGGACAGGAACGGCTCGTGGCACCCCGGCTTCGACTGCAACTTCTTCACCTTCTGCTGCGGCACGTGCCACCAGCGGTACTGCTGCCGCGACCCGCTGCGCCTCATCACCGAGCGCCAGCAGCGCCACTGCCTCGCCTTCAG ccccaagaCCATCGCCGGCATCGCCTCGGCCGTGGTGCTCTTCATCGCCATCGTCACCACCATCGTCTGCTGCTTCATGTGCTCCTGCTGCTACCTCTACCAGCGCCGGCAGCACCTCCGCACCCCCCTGCAAG GCCCCGAGATCCCCCTGGCCAGCtaccccgcagccccccccgcccccttccccATGGACCCCAAAgccggccccgtgcccccccagccTGGCTTCACCCCCATGGCCATGTACCCGCCGGTTGGCCCCGCCGCCCAGTACCCGCTGTACCCCTCCGGACCCCCCGTCTACAACCCCACAG CACCACCACCCTACGTCCCCGCACAGCCCAGCTACCCCGGCGCCTGA
- the INAVA gene encoding innate immunity activator protein gives MEGREEASDTDSGIMLHSGPGSPASPLKELAQRVRRQQQALEACVQELRRLCLREAELTGTLPREFPLKAGEKPPKVRRRIGAAFKLDETLVLRGADPLSALERDLALQLQIAKAAHRLCREENISKQLRRRRKTAALKEEKKLKELENTLSQCRLLAGRRPLPASGSGGAQELSASDESSLSDAVLLEEEETQPPGPGTPRGSPSPSPSPSPRPRSGPEERAEVEGPGHPPTPASPWRETSLDGPYEKAKKAGDDPGDSETWGARCCPTSPPAVATAPGSPDLAASLAPRTTDVPPYRFVPIRTLVLCRQVGSSAPSTPEPPSRRGQSQSLRVEARWEPGEPRGRSTAPRRRPTYYTVTVPTSCLPAPGPTHRSGSDDSISDVSSISHATSPGSSSPDVSFPRPPAPPPLTEPGYYPRGAPRLLPPPGPPAFLYEQDLAPLRYQRLVPSHSRIVRTPSLKDYAPAGARGLSKAAVTEELKSWHQRARLRGARPHSLDRQGAFRGPRGGTPRDGPPIRGALLRAQAPPIRVLRRSPDGVPVQVYVPENGEIVTQV, from the exons atggagggcagggaggaggcgAGCGACACCGACAGCGGGATCATGCTGCACTCAG GCCCCGGCAGCCCGGCGTCCCCGCTGAAGGAGCTGGCGCAGCGGGtgcggcggcagcagcaggcgcTGGAGGCGTGCGTGCAGGAGCTGCGGCGGCTCTGCCTGCGCGAGGCG GAGCTGACGGGGACGCTGCCCCGCGAGTTCCCCCTGAAGGCCGGCGAGAAGCCCCCCAAGGTGCGGCGCAGGATCGGTGCCGCCTTCAAGCTGGACGAGACCCTGGTGCTGCGCGGGGCG GACCCGCTGAGCGCCCTGGAGCGGGACCTGGCGCTGCAGCTGCAGATCGCCAAGGCCGCCCACCGCCTGTGCCGGGAGGAGAACATCAGCAAGCAGCTGCGCCGGAGGAGGAAGACGGCGGCgctgaaggaggagaagaagctgaaggagctggagaaCACCCTCAGCCAGTGCCGCCTCCTGGCCGGCCGCCGGCCCCTGCCCGCCAGCGGCTCCGGGGGTGCTCAGG AGCTCAGCGCCTCGGACGAGAGCTCGCTGTCGGATGCTGTCCTGCTGGAGGAGG AGGAGACGCAGCCGCCGGGACCCGGCACCCCGCGGGGgtccccatctccatccccgtccccatccccgcggCCCCGTTCAGGCCCCGAGGAGCGCGCTGAGGTGGAGGGGCCGGGGCACCCACCCACACCTGCCAGCCCCTGGAGGGAGACCAGCCTCGACGGGCCCTACGAGAAGGCCAAGAAAGCCGGCGATGACCCTGGGGACAGCGAAACCTGGGGGGCCCGGTGCTGCCCCACGTCCCCACCCGCTGTCGCCACCGCCCCCGGCAGCCCTGACCTCGCAGCCTCGCTGGCGCCCAGGACCACAGATGTCCCTCCGTACCGCTTCGTCCCCATCCGGACCCTGGTGCTGTGCCGGCAGGTGGGCTCCAgcgcccccagcaccccggaGCCACCGAGCCGGCGGGGACAATCCCAGTCCCTGAG GGTGGAGGCGCGCTGGGAGCCCGGCGAGCCGCGGGGCCGCAGCaccgctccccgccgccgccccacGTACTACACGGTGACGGTGCCCACCTCCTGCTTGCCGGCTCCCGGCCCCACGCATCGCTCCGGCTCCGACGACAGCATCTCCGACGTCTCCAGCATCTCCCACgccacctccccgggcagcagcagccccgacGTCTCCTTCccgcgccccccagccccgccgcccctcaccGAACCCGGTTACTACCCCCGGGGCGCCCCCCGGCTCCTGccaccccccggccccccggctTTCCTCTACGAGCAGGATCTGGCCCCGCTGCGCTACCAGCGCCTGGTGCCCTCGCACAGCCGCATCGTGCGCACCCCGTCGCTCAAGGACTACGCGCCGGCGGGCGCCCGCGGGCTCTCCAAGGCGGCGGTGACGGAGGAGCTCAAGTCGTGGCACCAGCGCGCCCGGCTGCGGGGCGCCCGGCCCCACTCCCTCGACAGGCAGGGCGCCTTCCGGGGACCCCGCGGCGGGACCCCCCGTGACGGCCCCCCCATCCGTGGGGCCCTGCTGCGGGCTCAG GCGCCCCCGATCCGTGTCCTGCGGCGCTCCCCGGACGGCGTGCCCGTGCAGGTCTACGTGCCTGAGAATGGCGAGATCGTCACACAGGTGtga